A single window of Candidatus Obscuribacterales bacterium DNA harbors:
- a CDS encoding PilZ domain-containing protein, producing the protein MFKVGDSFKVKVEFPNGNVGFGRANILAKEGARFFVVVRNAREGKEHPPVGSVIYLVGNYQENVFNGLWSAKVVGEKIIDGSTAVEISNPKFTPIQQRRKANRKSFVCPVSLEREEKEQGTIKTNSRNISFSGIALESEDKALQKLLVGECVNISFKTKFGQIEAKCRTVRTDYNWLANRADAGFEFVELEPKQKDLLENLLNSLGADEEETVDKGNMSSGLAGWIKGGKTDTKFVKKTTDPES; encoded by the coding sequence ATGTTCAAGGTTGGCGATTCATTCAAAGTAAAGGTCGAATTCCCTAATGGCAACGTGGGATTCGGTCGTGCGAACATCCTTGCCAAAGAGGGCGCACGCTTTTTTGTCGTCGTGCGCAATGCGCGTGAAGGAAAAGAACATCCACCTGTAGGCAGTGTCATTTATTTAGTCGGCAACTACCAGGAAAATGTCTTCAATGGTTTGTGGTCGGCCAAAGTTGTCGGCGAGAAAATTATTGACGGTTCTACAGCCGTGGAAATTTCCAATCCAAAATTCACTCCTATTCAGCAAAGACGCAAAGCTAATCGTAAATCATTTGTTTGTCCGGTCTCTCTAGAGCGCGAAGAAAAAGAGCAGGGGACAATTAAAACAAACTCCCGCAATATTTCTTTCAGTGGTATTGCTCTTGAATCAGAAGACAAAGCACTGCAGAAATTATTAGTTGGCGAATGTGTCAACATTTCATTCAAGACTAAATTCGGACAAATTGAAGCAAAATGCCGCACAGTACGCACGGACTACAACTGGTTGGCCAACCGTGCTGATGCCGGTTTTGAGTTTGTCGAATTAGAACCCAAACAAAAAGACTTGTTGGAAAATTTATTGAATTCTCTTGGCGCTGACGAAGAAGAAACTGTCGACAAGGGAAATATGTCGTCCGGTCTTGCCGGTTGGATCAAGGGCGGCAAAACTGATACCAAGTTTGTCAAAAAGACGACCGACCCTGAAAGCTAA
- a CDS encoding undecaprenyl-diphosphate phosphatase: protein MSLLEAVVLGIVQGLTEFLPISSTAHLRVVPALFHWADPGVAYSAVIQLGSVIAVITYFMTDLLQLAFGSLKAIGQRNWSNHDLQVSLSVLIGTLPICILGLLFKSVLEQNDGPARSLFVIGGAAIFMGLLLLLAEMKGKRERGMESLTIKDGLLVGLGQALALIPGCSRSGSTMTVGMLLNMKREDAAHYSFLLGIPAITLSGLLELYELTKHGLTNESMSSLIVGLITSLVVSYLSIHWLLKYLRSHSTWVFVVYRLVFGAVSIGLGLMR from the coding sequence ATGTCACTTCTGGAAGCTGTTGTACTTGGTATTGTTCAAGGATTAACGGAGTTTTTGCCAATTAGCAGCACGGCGCACTTGCGCGTTGTACCGGCACTTTTTCACTGGGCGGATCCGGGTGTTGCTTATTCAGCCGTAATACAGTTAGGCTCTGTCATTGCTGTAATTACTTACTTCATGACGGACTTATTGCAGCTTGCATTTGGCTCGCTCAAAGCTATTGGACAACGCAATTGGTCTAACCATGATTTGCAGGTTTCGTTGTCGGTGCTTATAGGTACATTGCCTATCTGCATTTTGGGATTGCTGTTTAAATCAGTCCTTGAACAAAACGACGGCCCAGCGCGTTCTTTGTTTGTGATTGGTGGTGCTGCAATTTTCATGGGACTGCTTTTACTGCTTGCAGAAATGAAAGGCAAGCGTGAGCGTGGCATGGAGTCTTTGACTATTAAGGATGGACTGCTTGTTGGTCTAGGTCAGGCATTGGCTTTGATACCGGGTTGTTCCAGAAGCGGCTCGACAATGACAGTAGGGATGCTTCTCAACATGAAACGCGAAGATGCTGCGCATTACAGTTTCCTTTTAGGTATTCCGGCAATTACCCTAAGTGGACTTTTGGAGCTTTATGAGCTTACCAAACACGGACTGACAAATGAGAGCATGAGTTCGCTAATAGTTGGTCTCATCACCTCGCTTGTAGTGAGTTACCTTTCCATTCATTGGTTACTCAAATATTTGCGCTCCCACTCGACCTGGGTGTTTGTCGTTTACAGGCTTGTCTTTGGTGCTGTGTCCATTGGTCTTGGCTTGATGCGCTAG
- the recO gene encoding DNA repair protein RecO yields the protein MPTYTVNAINVGSFNLGESDKLLTLFTAERGLIKAVAKGARKPGSKIAGRAEVLNINRLLVSTGRSLDIITQAEGIENFSRLRHDLLRLSYSLYYAELTQIFGQGLSEESLSYFDFLAESLQKQAEADDDSTWLCLKFELALMQFLGYLPELTYCIICRQILTDMNLSVFDKELGGIACQQCHQKHTHLLVKERSDLNADEEYIQLKAVIQITPKVWKNLVLASQDLAAPDLNVQAIRQSVTAAQRLLEKYIEHRASRKVKSLEMLAGISFTG from the coding sequence ATGCCCACTTACACTGTGAATGCCATTAACGTTGGCAGCTTCAACCTTGGTGAATCGGACAAGCTTCTGACCTTGTTCACAGCCGAGCGCGGTTTGATTAAGGCTGTAGCCAAGGGTGCGCGTAAACCGGGTTCGAAAATTGCCGGTCGCGCCGAAGTACTCAATATCAATCGGCTTTTAGTATCAACAGGCCGTAGCCTGGATATCATCACTCAAGCTGAGGGAATTGAAAACTTTAGCCGGTTGCGGCATGACCTGTTGAGACTATCGTATTCTCTCTATTACGCTGAATTGACTCAAATTTTTGGGCAAGGACTTTCAGAAGAGTCACTGTCCTACTTCGATTTCTTGGCTGAGTCTTTGCAGAAGCAAGCCGAAGCCGACGATGACTCCACCTGGCTCTGCCTCAAGTTTGAGCTTGCTTTGATGCAGTTTCTTGGTTATTTGCCCGAGTTAACTTATTGCATAATTTGCCGGCAAATTCTAACTGATATGAATTTGTCGGTCTTTGACAAAGAATTGGGCGGTATAGCCTGCCAACAATGCCACCAAAAGCATACGCATTTGCTGGTAAAAGAACGTTCAGATTTGAATGCCGACGAAGAATATATCCAGCTCAAGGCTGTCATTCAGATTACGCCTAAAGTATGGAAGAACCTGGTTTTGGCGTCCCAGGATTTGGCGGCGCCTGATTTAAACGTGCAAGCCATTCGGCAGTCGGTAACAGCCGCTCAACGATTATTGGAAAAGTACATCGAACATCGTGCCAGTCGCAAGGTCAAATCGCTGGAAATGCTTGCTGGCATTAGTTTTACAGGCTAA
- a CDS encoding serine hydroxymethyltransferase: MSYLKHTDPEVYQAIQKELGRQQNGLELIASENFVSEAVLEALGSVLTNKYAEGLPGKRYYGGCEFVDEAEVLAIERIKKLLSAPHANVQPHSGAQANMAVFFAMLNPGDTVLGMALDQGGHLTHGSPVNFSGKWFNIVSYGVNPETGRIDYDEVLKLAKEHKPKMIVCGASNYPRIINFSKFRKIADEVGAYLMADIAHIAGLVAAGLHPNPFPHAHFVTTTTHKTLRGPRGGVVMCQEEFAQAIDKAVFPGLQGGPLMHVIAAKAVAFKEALAPEFKTYQQNIVDNAKRLSEVLIKNGLAIVSGGTDNHLMTVDLRSVNSTGKKAQALLESVHITVNKNTIPNDPQKPHIASGIRIGTPAVSTRGMQVAEMDLIGQCIADCLKNPEDPAVQEKVLKTVADLCNKFPLYKGNLASISR, translated from the coding sequence GTGTCTTATCTCAAGCATACCGATCCAGAGGTATACCAAGCTATCCAAAAGGAGCTGGGTAGGCAGCAAAACGGACTAGAACTTATAGCTTCAGAGAACTTCGTTAGCGAAGCAGTTTTAGAGGCTCTTGGTTCGGTTTTGACTAACAAGTATGCCGAAGGATTACCAGGCAAGAGATACTATGGCGGCTGTGAATTTGTCGACGAGGCTGAGGTTCTCGCTATAGAACGCATCAAAAAGCTTTTGTCCGCGCCACATGCTAATGTGCAACCACATAGCGGTGCCCAAGCGAATATGGCAGTGTTCTTTGCCATGCTCAATCCTGGTGACACTGTCCTAGGCATGGCCCTTGATCAAGGCGGACACCTGACACATGGTTCACCAGTAAACTTTTCCGGCAAGTGGTTCAACATCGTAAGTTATGGTGTCAATCCTGAAACAGGGCGCATTGATTACGACGAAGTTCTCAAACTTGCAAAAGAACACAAACCAAAGATGATCGTTTGCGGAGCCAGCAACTATCCGCGCATCATTAATTTCTCAAAGTTCCGCAAGATAGCCGATGAAGTCGGCGCATATTTAATGGCTGATATTGCCCACATCGCAGGTCTCGTTGCAGCAGGGCTTCACCCGAATCCATTTCCTCACGCGCATTTTGTCACCACCACCACTCACAAAACACTGCGTGGACCAAGAGGCGGTGTAGTGATGTGTCAGGAAGAATTCGCTCAGGCAATAGACAAGGCAGTATTTCCCGGACTACAAGGCGGACCACTAATGCACGTCATCGCCGCAAAAGCTGTCGCTTTCAAAGAAGCCTTGGCACCTGAATTTAAGACGTACCAGCAAAACATCGTCGACAACGCCAAACGCTTGTCGGAAGTTTTGATCAAAAATGGTCTTGCCATAGTTTCCGGTGGAACCGACAACCACCTTATGACGGTGGACCTGCGCAGTGTCAACAGCACAGGCAAAAAAGCACAAGCCCTTTTGGAAAGTGTGCACATCACCGTCAACAAAAATACAATTCCAAATGATCCACAAAAACCGCATATTGCCAGCGGAATTCGCATAGGAACACCTGCTGTTTCTACTCGCGGCATGCAAGTGGCGGAAATGGATCTCATTGGTCAATGCATTGCTGATTGTCTAAAGAATCCTGAGGATCCGGCAGTTCAGGAAAAGGTTTTGAAAACTGTTGCAGATCTCTGTAATAAGTTTCCGCTCTACAAGGGCAATTTGGCATCGATATCCCGCTAA
- a CDS encoding undecaprenyl/decaprenyl-phosphate alpha-N-acetylglucosaminyl 1-phosphate transferase, translating into MAIRFCQFLLFAVGIAWIFYGAHEQLNQTQISGFLIALSMSWWLTPEIRARAMRLGLMDKPGEERRIHKIPVPRLGGVAIYISIFVTFTMLVAICGRFPKQGGLAGIAVGGTIIFVLGLLDDLESIPAKVKLAVQVLAACAAYSLGVRIKSIPIPTTFDFDLGIFHLQGGVPIELGMWSLPLTVFWLVAIANAVNLIDGMDGLAAGVSLISALTMWAVALAVNIDQPYAALIAAVLAGALLGFLRWNFNPAHIFLGDSGAYLAGFILGAVSITGVLKGATAVTLIVPTFIIVWLILFFPLLDTSWAVVRRLSKGKSIFAPDAEHIHHRLLKAGLSQKMTAYLIYGMSGLLGLVAAHLVNQEHYLLALGGAVIAMALFFAEVLNRHRQRRNKGQRLEPDLLPGEYNKQEEPLVDNTATETN; encoded by the coding sequence ATGGCTATTCGCTTCTGCCAGTTTCTATTATTTGCAGTTGGCATAGCCTGGATATTTTATGGCGCCCACGAACAGCTAAACCAAACTCAAATTTCCGGTTTTCTGATTGCCTTATCCATGAGTTGGTGGCTGACACCTGAAATTCGCGCACGCGCAATGCGACTTGGCTTAATGGATAAGCCCGGTGAAGAAAGAAGAATTCACAAAATTCCTGTACCGCGTCTTGGCGGCGTCGCTATCTATATAAGTATATTCGTCACTTTTACAATGCTCGTAGCGATTTGCGGCAGATTTCCCAAACAAGGTGGTCTAGCCGGCATTGCTGTGGGCGGCACCATTATCTTTGTTCTTGGTTTGCTTGATGATCTTGAGTCAATTCCAGCCAAAGTAAAACTCGCGGTGCAAGTCCTGGCTGCCTGTGCTGCCTACTCACTAGGTGTGCGCATCAAGTCGATACCAATTCCAACTACTTTTGATTTTGATCTTGGCATATTCCACTTACAAGGCGGCGTGCCGATTGAATTGGGTATGTGGAGCCTGCCTTTAACCGTATTTTGGTTAGTGGCAATAGCTAACGCCGTTAACTTGATTGACGGCATGGACGGGTTGGCTGCAGGTGTTTCGCTCATATCTGCATTGACCATGTGGGCTGTAGCGCTTGCCGTAAATATCGACCAACCTTATGCAGCCTTAATTGCCGCAGTACTAGCTGGCGCACTCTTAGGCTTCCTGCGCTGGAACTTTAATCCGGCTCATATCTTCTTAGGCGACTCGGGCGCCTATCTTGCCGGTTTTATCCTCGGCGCAGTTTCCATAACAGGTGTCTTAAAAGGAGCAACTGCGGTCACGCTCATCGTGCCCACTTTCATTATTGTCTGGCTCATCTTATTCTTCCCACTGCTTGATACTTCATGGGCCGTTGTACGCCGTTTATCAAAAGGCAAATCTATCTTCGCGCCCGATGCAGAACATATTCACCACCGCCTGTTAAAGGCCGGACTTTCCCAGAAGATGACCGCATACTTGATCTACGGCATGTCCGGATTACTAGGCCTTGTTGCCGCACATCTGGTTAACCAAGAACACTACTTGCTGGCTTTGGGCGGAGCAGTAATTGCTATGGCGCTTTTCTTTGCCGAAGTCCTCAACCGCCACAGACAACGCCGTAATAAAGGACAGCGCCTGGAGCCGGATTTACTTCCCGGTGAATACAACAAACAAGAAGAGCCGCTTGTGGACAACACAGCGACTGAAACTAACTAG
- a CDS encoding NAD-dependent malic enzyme → MSATKIPNQSKPEAKSDAKLEAKVSVRPSASNSLTVRLKIKNVPGMLGRVTSLIGDIGGDIGAIDIAGFEKDSIIRDLTISVRDSDHGDDLVKQLEALDGITVVHISDRTFLMHLGGKIRVTNKVPLTTRDDLSMAYTPGVARVCMAIHKEPENVYKLTIKRNTVAVVTDGTAVLGLGNIGPEAGLPVMEGKAMLFKEFGKVDAFPICLATQDTEEIIQAVKHIAPVFGGINLEDISAPRCFEIEERLKKELDIPVFHDDQHGTAVVVLAAVINALKIVKKEMSKLKVVVSGVGAAGVACSKILMSAGVKNIIGFDRSGAIYKGRIDNMNYMKDWFADNTNPTGLKGSIEEALDGADLYLGLSGPGTIEAKWLSKMARDPIVFAMANPIPEVMPEEAAPYVRIMATGRSDYPNQINNVLCFPGIFRGALDCQASDINEEMKLAAAHAIANVIAPNELNEDYIVPGVFNPKVAESVAEAVALAAIKTGVARKTKRSHADEEY, encoded by the coding sequence ATGTCTGCAACCAAGATCCCAAATCAGTCCAAGCCAGAGGCTAAATCAGATGCAAAGCTTGAAGCTAAAGTTTCAGTGAGACCATCGGCCAGCAATAGCTTAACCGTGCGCCTGAAAATCAAAAATGTACCCGGCATGCTTGGACGAGTAACTTCTCTTATCGGCGATATTGGCGGTGACATCGGTGCAATCGACATTGCCGGATTTGAAAAAGACAGCATCATTCGTGATCTGACTATTTCGGTACGTGATTCGGATCATGGCGACGACCTCGTGAAGCAACTAGAGGCTCTTGATGGTATTACCGTTGTTCATATTTCCGACAGAACTTTCTTAATGCACTTGGGCGGCAAGATTCGCGTCACCAACAAAGTGCCTCTGACCACTCGTGATGATTTGTCGATGGCATACACGCCGGGTGTAGCACGCGTTTGTATGGCGATTCACAAAGAGCCGGAAAATGTCTACAAGCTCACTATCAAGCGCAACACTGTAGCTGTAGTTACAGATGGTACTGCTGTGCTTGGTCTGGGCAATATCGGACCAGAAGCAGGCTTGCCTGTTATGGAAGGCAAGGCAATGCTTTTCAAAGAATTCGGCAAAGTAGATGCGTTTCCAATTTGTTTGGCTACGCAAGACACTGAAGAAATTATCCAAGCAGTCAAACACATTGCACCTGTCTTCGGCGGCATCAATTTAGAAGATATATCCGCTCCACGTTGTTTTGAAATTGAAGAACGCTTGAAAAAGGAATTGGATATTCCTGTATTTCATGATGATCAACACGGCACGGCAGTTGTTGTTCTTGCAGCCGTAATTAACGCTTTGAAGATTGTCAAAAAAGAAATGTCCAAATTGAAAGTTGTTGTTTCAGGCGTTGGCGCAGCCGGTGTTGCTTGTTCCAAGATATTGATGTCGGCTGGTGTGAAGAACATCATCGGTTTTGATAGATCAGGGGCAATCTACAAAGGTCGTATCGACAACATGAACTACATGAAGGACTGGTTTGCCGATAACACCAATCCAACTGGTTTGAAGGGTTCAATTGAAGAAGCGCTGGATGGAGCAGACTTGTATTTAGGCTTGTCCGGTCCAGGCACAATTGAAGCCAAATGGCTTTCCAAAATGGCTCGTGATCCAATTGTGTTTGCCATGGCTAACCCTATTCCGGAAGTTATGCCGGAAGAAGCTGCTCCGTATGTCCGCATTATGGCTACGGGACGCTCGGATTATCCGAACCAGATTAATAATGTTCTGTGCTTCCCCGGCATTTTCCGTGGCGCACTGGATTGCCAGGCAAGCGACATTAATGAAGAGATGAAACTAGCTGCAGCGCATGCCATAGCCAATGTTATTGCTCCTAATGAGCTTAACGAGGACTATATTGTCCCAGGAGTCTTTAATCCTAAAGTTGCTGAATCTGTTGCTGAGGCTGTTGCCTTAGCCGCAATTAAGACAGGCGTTGCCCGGAAAACCAAGCGTAGTCACGCTGACGAGGAATATTAG
- a CDS encoding Fe-Mn family superoxide dismutase → MTSQNNEIIGNYEVTDKEVITRREVLLMGAMAAGSIVAALPAQADPAISATAPVIAGKGDPYAAKDFSSLMTKKLQGMSANQIEQHLKLYKGYVGKANEIQAKLKDVDITTANATYSPLRELLVEQSFALNGVVYHEFYFSNLGGAGGEPTGDLKSAIEATWGSTGKFMDYFKAAGKSMRGWVIVGYNTRDGQLHAYGLDMHNMWVPANVIPVVVLDVYEHAYMIDYGIDRAKYLDAFVANIDWDICNKRFAMARKHPGGPDSTI, encoded by the coding sequence ATGACATCTCAAAATAACGAGATCATTGGAAACTATGAAGTTACCGACAAGGAAGTAATTACCAGACGCGAAGTGCTCTTGATGGGCGCTATGGCTGCCGGAAGTATAGTTGCTGCTTTGCCGGCTCAAGCTGATCCGGCAATTTCCGCAACCGCACCAGTAATTGCAGGCAAGGGTGATCCTTATGCCGCCAAAGACTTCAGCAGCCTTATGACCAAAAAATTGCAGGGCATGTCTGCCAATCAGATAGAACAGCACCTAAAGCTATACAAGGGCTATGTCGGTAAAGCCAACGAAATTCAAGCCAAGCTAAAAGATGTTGATATCACAACAGCAAACGCAACCTATTCTCCGTTGCGTGAATTGCTCGTTGAACAAAGCTTTGCCTTGAACGGTGTTGTCTATCACGAGTTTTATTTCAGCAACTTAGGTGGCGCCGGTGGCGAACCTACAGGCGATTTGAAGTCTGCTATTGAAGCGACATGGGGCTCCACAGGCAAATTCATGGATTACTTCAAGGCAGCCGGCAAGTCCATGCGCGGTTGGGTAATTGTTGGCTACAACACCCGTGATGGTCAGCTACACGCATATGGACTCGATATGCACAATATGTGGGTACCGGCCAATGTAATTCCAGTTGTTGTACTCGATGTCTACGAACATGCATATATGATCGATTACGGCATCGATAGAGCTAAATATCTTGATGCATTTGTCGCCAATATCGATTGGGATATCTGCAACAAGAGATTTGCCATGGCTCGCAAACATCCAGGTGGACCAGATTCGACCATCTAA
- a CDS encoding acyl-CoA thioesterase, whose translation MNSTEFPTDKRQPAIRVMLLPRDTNAAGTIFGGIIMSYIDLAGAVEAGKHTQHRIVTVAMDGVVFKHPVRVGELVSFYSSTVKVGNTSVRVHIDVEVDRKGEIIHVTKADLTFVSVDSQGNPIPLK comes from the coding sequence GTGAACTCGACCGAGTTTCCTACAGATAAGCGACAACCGGCCATTCGTGTCATGCTTTTACCGCGTGACACGAATGCTGCCGGCACCATCTTTGGCGGCATCATCATGAGCTATATCGACTTAGCCGGAGCCGTAGAGGCTGGCAAGCATACGCAGCATCGTATCGTCACCGTGGCCATGGACGGTGTTGTTTTCAAGCATCCAGTGCGCGTCGGTGAGCTCGTAAGCTTTTATTCCTCAACGGTCAAAGTTGGCAACACTTCCGTGCGAGTGCACATTGATGTTGAAGTTGACCGTAAAGGCGAAATTATTCACGTGACAAAGGCGGATCTAACCTTTGTCTCAGTTGACAGCCAAGGTAATCCAATTCCACTGAAGTAA
- a CDS encoding cob(I)yrinic acid a,c-diamide adenosyltransferase, whose translation MTSPVDLPENLERVRLYLGQGCGKTTATFGVILRAIAARKNVSIVFFDKLEENSSEGKTLRYLAEASNGFGKLSVNYTGVNRIGTGPKGSFRLYSSPNGLLPEDTDAARQGLNYVKEALQRGDDIVVCDELLDIGRVGIINWDEIKAVLDERKDPTMLILTGRIAPDWLTERATTITQTTQVKHHGRAIVGVDC comes from the coding sequence ATGACATCGCCCGTCGATTTGCCGGAAAATTTAGAGCGCGTCCGCCTTTATTTAGGACAAGGATGCGGTAAGACAACTGCTACTTTTGGCGTGATCTTAAGAGCTATTGCTGCGCGCAAAAATGTCTCCATAGTCTTCTTCGACAAATTGGAAGAAAACTCCAGCGAAGGCAAAACACTGCGTTATTTAGCTGAAGCTTCTAACGGATTTGGAAAGTTGTCTGTTAATTACACAGGTGTCAATCGTATCGGCACAGGACCCAAAGGTAGTTTCCGTCTCTATAGCTCACCCAACGGACTTCTTCCTGAAGACACAGATGCTGCCCGGCAAGGTCTCAACTACGTCAAAGAAGCATTACAACGCGGTGACGATATCGTTGTCTGTGATGAACTTCTAGATATCGGTCGTGTCGGCATCATCAATTGGGACGAGATTAAGGCGGTTCTCGATGAACGCAAAGACCCGACAATGCTAATTCTCACAGGACGTATTGCCCCTGACTGGCTCACAGAACGCGCCACGACAATTACTCAAACAACACAAGTTAAGCACCATGGTCGTGCCATTGTAGGCGTTGATTGCTAA
- a CDS encoding class I SAM-dependent methyltransferase, with protein sequence MLSPSGIELKPTDADGISRVEIKDSGSKQLLTWDRYVRLNAASQAIKATGCITVLDAGGFDGALGLFLPDRSIDLIDPATTGGSVLQIPAKDNSYDLVAAIDVLEHIEPKDRLSTLKEFARVAKNCIILNYPCRDSKSAQELVLKLTGNELIRQHVEWELPDSNWVLSQLAKYGFAGTVTPHTSIAVWIGQYVSLNLAQDKAALLNQHLVENYANEPTTRNLYHLLVCKRN encoded by the coding sequence TTGCTAAGTCCATCCGGCATTGAGCTTAAGCCCACAGATGCCGACGGAATTTCTCGCGTCGAAATAAAGGACAGTGGCAGTAAACAATTACTTACGTGGGATCGTTACGTAAGACTAAACGCAGCCTCGCAAGCCATAAAAGCTACCGGTTGCATAACAGTTTTAGACGCAGGAGGTTTTGACGGAGCGCTTGGTCTATTTCTTCCTGATAGAAGTATTGATTTAATTGATCCTGCAACAACAGGTGGCTCAGTTCTTCAAATTCCAGCCAAAGACAATTCCTATGATCTAGTCGCAGCAATAGATGTCCTTGAACACATCGAACCCAAAGATCGCCTATCAACGCTAAAAGAATTTGCGCGCGTCGCTAAGAACTGCATAATCCTCAACTATCCGTGTCGGGATTCCAAATCCGCACAAGAACTAGTTTTGAAACTCACCGGCAACGAATTAATTCGCCAGCATGTAGAGTGGGAATTGCCGGACAGCAACTGGGTTTTAAGTCAACTAGCAAAATATGGCTTTGCAGGCACCGTTACACCTCATACAAGCATTGCCGTCTGGATAGGACAATACGTCAGCCTTAATCTTGCTCAGGACAAAGCGGCTTTACTTAACCAGCACCTTGTAGAGAATTACGCGAATGAACCAACTACACGCAATCTATATCATTTACTTGTGTGCAAGCGTAACTAG
- a CDS encoding response regulator transcription factor, whose translation MKVLVIDDEPQIRRALRAGLERTGYAVQAASSGEEGLTLASERPPDIVILDLAMPGTDGFAVCEELRRWTKIPIIVLSVRDREDDKIRALDLGADDYLIKPFGVGELLARMRAVMRRSLGNDEDTTDPTFEINDLKVDYVNRLVTVAGEEIHLTPKEYDLLKCLIQYRNRVMTHSQLLAKVWGPEQIDDTHTLRVHMANLRSKIEHDPARPQYIRTEPRIGYRFKTDE comes from the coding sequence ATGAAAGTTCTTGTTATCGATGATGAACCGCAGATAAGACGAGCATTGCGTGCTGGATTGGAGCGGACCGGCTACGCGGTCCAGGCTGCATCCAGTGGCGAAGAAGGACTTACGCTTGCCTCTGAAAGACCACCGGATATTGTCATTTTAGATTTGGCCATGCCCGGTACCGACGGTTTTGCCGTCTGTGAGGAACTTCGTCGTTGGACAAAAATCCCCATCATTGTTTTGTCGGTTCGAGATAGAGAAGACGACAAAATTCGCGCGCTGGATCTAGGCGCTGATGACTATTTGATCAAGCCTTTCGGCGTAGGTGAATTACTTGCTCGCATGCGCGCAGTCATGCGCCGATCGCTCGGCAATGACGAAGATACAACAGATCCCACTTTTGAGATAAACGATCTCAAAGTTGATTATGTTAATAGGTTAGTAACCGTAGCCGGCGAGGAAATTCACTTAACACCAAAAGAATACGATTTGCTTAAGTGTCTTATTCAATATCGTAATCGTGTGATGACTCATAGCCAGTTATTGGCTAAGGTGTGGGGTCCTGAGCAAATTGACGATACTCATACTTTGCGCGTTCATATGGCTAATTTACGGAGCAAGATCGAGCATGATCCGGCACGTCCGCAATATATTCGCACCGAGCCTCGCATCGGCTATCGGTTCAAAACTGACGAATAG
- a CDS encoding DUF4118 domain-containing protein, giving the protein MALVTALMQQLGLGNTAANAPILYLFVVIITALFAGRGVAVWASLCSFLAINWFFITPRYTFTVQSPAEWITLCMFLFAAVVTGHLVAMRDALMKAQSEASALADADRLKTALLSMVSHDFRSPLTAIKASVSTLLSEGQPFDPETQRVLYQTIDQESDRLNRLIGNILDLSRLEAGAWRPKLEPTPVSELVGMVLDHFSEEFNNRITVSIDPDISDISIDSVQMVQVAKNLVENALKYSPADSTVEIIARKQGEQVLIEVLDRGRGLSTEDISHIFEPFYRGVGLQESSVPGLGIGLAVCRGLVQANGGILAARNREGGGSVFTISLTLR; this is encoded by the coding sequence GTGGCCTTAGTCACTGCACTGATGCAGCAACTTGGCTTGGGTAATACTGCTGCTAATGCACCGATTTTATACTTGTTTGTGGTAATCATAACGGCCCTGTTTGCCGGTCGTGGCGTAGCCGTCTGGGCATCTCTTTGCTCGTTCCTTGCAATTAACTGGTTTTTCATTACACCGCGATATACATTTACCGTTCAATCTCCGGCGGAATGGATAACGCTGTGTATGTTTCTTTTTGCCGCAGTCGTCACCGGTCATCTTGTTGCAATGCGCGACGCTTTGATGAAAGCGCAGTCGGAGGCCTCTGCGCTTGCTGATGCCGATAGGCTGAAGACTGCGTTGCTTTCTATGGTCTCTCATGATTTTCGAAGCCCATTGACTGCTATTAAGGCATCTGTTTCAACGTTGCTTTCCGAAGGACAACCTTTTGATCCGGAGACTCAACGAGTTCTGTATCAAACTATTGATCAAGAATCAGATAGGCTGAACAGACTAATCGGCAATATTCTTGATCTGTCTCGACTTGAAGCAGGTGCTTGGCGGCCGAAGTTAGAACCTACACCTGTCTCGGAATTAGTCGGGATGGTTCTTGATCATTTTAGTGAGGAATTCAATAATCGTATTACCGTCAGTATTGATCCGGACATCTCTGATATTTCTATAGATTCAGTGCAGATGGTTCAGGTCGCGAAGAATTTAGTGGAAAACGCTCTCAAATATTCGCCTGCTGATAGTACGGTGGAAATAATTGCACGCAAGCAAGGAGAGCAAGTCTTAATAGAAGTACTCGACAGAGGACGAGGACTATCCACGGAAGATATTTCACACATCTTTGAGCCTTTCTATAGGGGCGTCGGGTTACAGGAAAGTTCAGTACCGGGACTTGGTATCGGTTTAGCCGTATGCCGTGGACTAGTTCAGGCAAATGGTGGTATCCTCGCTGCCCGTAATAGAGAAGGTGGCGGTTCGGTCTTCACAATTAGCCTAACCTTGCGGTAA